Proteins from one Anaerolineae bacterium genomic window:
- a CDS encoding homocysteine S-methyltransferase family protein, whose product MNLSEFLLSKKPILLDGAMGTQLAKAGLAMGGQNSVTHPQEVLAVHQQYAACGIDLLITNTLTMNRIYIETHNLKVDVREVNLAGAKLARTAAQPGQYVLGNLSSTGQMLEPYGNLAETAAYETFKEQALILAEGGVDGFIIETMFDLREALAALRACQDAADLPVIASIAFVTSNKGGRTMMGNSAAECAQALTETGACAVGANCGSIDPVQMAEVVAMMRQATSLPIMAQPNAGQPKLVDEQTVFDMLPQEFAAGMSQCLSAGAQLVGGCCGTSPAHILALTDMLLSQES is encoded by the coding sequence ATGAATCTTTCAGAATTTCTTTTATCCAAAAAACCCATCCTGCTTGACGGCGCTATGGGCACCCAACTGGCCAAAGCCGGTTTGGCCATGGGCGGCCAGAACAGCGTGACCCATCCCCAAGAAGTGCTGGCCGTACACCAACAGTACGCTGCTTGCGGCATTGACCTGCTGATCACCAATACCCTGACCATGAACCGGATTTACATTGAAACCCATAACCTGAAGGTAGACGTGCGCGAGGTCAACCTGGCCGGAGCCAAATTGGCCAGAACCGCCGCGCAGCCGGGCCAGTACGTTTTGGGCAATCTTAGCTCAACGGGCCAAATGCTGGAACCCTACGGCAACCTGGCGGAAACAGCGGCTTACGAGACCTTTAAGGAGCAGGCCCTGATTTTGGCCGAAGGCGGGGTTGATGGTTTTATCATTGAGACCATGTTTGACCTGCGCGAGGCCCTGGCTGCGCTGCGGGCTTGCCAGGATGCGGCTGACCTGCCGGTCATCGCCTCAATAGCCTTTGTCACGTCAAATAAGGGGGGGCGCACCATGATGGGCAATTCGGCGGCGGAATGTGCCCAAGCTCTGACCGAAACCGGCGCCTGCGCCGTTGGCGCAAATTGCGGCAGCATTGATCCCGTGCAAATGGCCGAAGTGGTGGCCATGATGCGCCAGGCCACCTCATTGCCTATTATGGCCCAACCTAATGCGGGCCAGCCCAAGTTAGTGGACGAGCAAACTGTGTTTGACATGCTGCCCCAGGAATTTGCGGCCGGTATGTCGCAATGTTTATCCGCCGGGGCACAGTTGGTGGGCGGTTGTTGTGGCACCTCTCCCGCCCACATCCTGGCCCTGACGGACATGTTACTTTCTCAGGAAAGTTAA